From a region of the Hymenobacter jejuensis genome:
- a CDS encoding O-antigen ligase family protein gives MPTPPLLRRLTPPDADQRLFAAFVGVVLIGGAAALLLDSPAWAALPVLVLGALVLALDWRWLYYLLLTTLAFSREISLPGGLSLDVPSEPLLVVLLGCVSASLLLGRNALPARFWTHPLVVLMGLALLWAVVSTLFSVNATKSIKYLLAKTWYLVPFVFGTLLVVRRPADVWRVAGCYAAGTAATVLYAAVRHASTGFTFATINHAVQPFYHNHVLYSVALALLVPYAFYAARATTHRGKRRLWYAAMVLFVLGISLSYTRASMLSLPVAAGFYLMMRLRQTRMVLWAVVLMAAGAAAYLVHQDNFMRYAPTFERTIFNGQNFEKHLEATYKLEDVSGMERVYRWVAAAHMIGEKPWVGSGPSTFYPEYKRFTIKSFRTYVSANPEHSTTHNYFLLMLAEQGIPGLGLFALLVGTALLRMERLYHRSTSAAHRRVVLAAGLSLVIIVFHLFLNELVEVDKIGSFFYLNLAVLMRAEEWIDSESLEV, from the coding sequence ATGCCTACCCCTCCCCTGCTCCGGCGCCTTACTCCTCCCGACGCAGATCAACGGCTGTTTGCGGCATTTGTGGGCGTAGTACTGATCGGGGGCGCGGCGGCTTTGCTGCTCGACTCGCCGGCCTGGGCTGCATTGCCCGTGCTCGTGTTGGGCGCGCTGGTGCTGGCCCTCGACTGGCGCTGGCTCTACTACCTGCTGCTGACGACGCTGGCGTTTTCGCGCGAAATTTCCCTGCCCGGCGGCCTGAGCTTGGATGTGCCCTCGGAGCCGTTGCTGGTGGTGTTGCTGGGGTGCGTGAGCGCTAGCTTGCTGCTTGGCCGCAATGCCCTGCCGGCGCGCTTCTGGACGCATCCGCTGGTGGTGTTGATGGGGCTGGCGTTGCTGTGGGCCGTAGTTTCTACGCTTTTCTCGGTAAACGCCACTAAGTCAATTAAATACCTGCTGGCCAAAACCTGGTACCTCGTGCCGTTCGTGTTCGGCACGTTGCTGGTTGTGCGGCGCCCGGCCGATGTCTGGCGCGTAGCCGGGTGCTACGCCGCCGGCACGGCCGCGACGGTCCTCTACGCGGCGGTCCGCCACGCGAGCACTGGGTTTACGTTCGCGACCATCAATCACGCTGTGCAGCCCTTTTACCACAACCACGTGCTGTATTCGGTGGCGCTGGCCTTGCTCGTGCCGTATGCTTTTTACGCGGCCCGCGCCACCACGCACCGCGGGAAGCGGCGGCTGTGGTATGCCGCGATGGTCTTGTTTGTGCTGGGCATCAGCCTCTCGTACACCCGAGCTTCCATGCTTTCTTTGCCTGTGGCGGCGGGGTTTTACCTGATGATGCGCCTGCGCCAGACGCGCATGGTGCTATGGGCTGTGGTGCTGATGGCAGCCGGCGCGGCGGCCTACCTGGTGCACCAGGATAACTTCATGCGCTACGCCCCCACCTTCGAGCGGACCATCTTCAACGGGCAGAACTTCGAAAAGCACCTCGAAGCCACGTACAAACTCGAAGACGTGTCGGGCATGGAGCGGGTGTACCGCTGGGTGGCCGCCGCCCACATGATTGGCGAGAAGCCCTGGGTAGGCAGCGGCCCGAGCACTTTTTACCCCGAGTACAAGCGCTTCACCATCAAGAGCTTCCGCACCTACGTCAGCGCCAATCCCGAGCACTCGACCACCCACAACTATTTTCTGCTGATGCTGGCCGAGCAGGGCATTCCGGGATTGGGGCTGTTTGCGCTGCTGGTCGGGACGGCCCTGCTGCGCATGGAGCGCTTGTACCACCGCAGCACCTCGGCCGCGCACCGCCGCGTGGTGCTGGCAGCGGGGTTATCGCTGGTGATTATCGTCTTCCACTTGTTTTTGAATGAGCTGGTGGAAGTGGATAAGATTGGCTCCTTCTTCTACCTCAACCTCGCCGTGCTCATGCGGGCGGAAGAATGGATAGACAGCGAATCGCTCGAAGTGTAA
- a CDS encoding GumC domain-containing protein: protein MSARSYSLLGLWPLLRKWRRPVLGALLLAIIGSVLVALLLPNIYKSTAVFYPTNPETIDPDRLVEERSNGNLVPSLTPGGRAEDLDRIITIGQSQPIAELIIKRFHLHEHYKLGQPGDELADQYVLDEFSSNLSIVHNERDAIELTFQDKDKVLAAQVVNAMTQAIDSFNQQLTLENRRKIIDLYRERANFLEHEHSQIRDSLIRFRRRYGIYGMQMESRYLAKEIVETETALRQAEGEVAAGGGSAAKVAGLRRALRGLTQADGGNALNLENFTAGNDELTTLAIRFQDVQGRLVRARGAYETARLAISGKISSIYVVQKAYPAARKSKPIRWLIVVGSVVVTFVLAVVFIALLEAYRRNASSELAATYPD, encoded by the coding sequence ATGTCCGCTCGCTCCTATTCGCTTCTGGGTTTATGGCCTCTCCTTCGCAAATGGCGGCGACCGGTGCTAGGGGCCTTGCTGCTGGCCATAATCGGCAGTGTATTGGTGGCCCTGCTACTGCCTAATATCTACAAATCGACGGCGGTCTTCTACCCTACCAATCCAGAAACCATTGATCCTGACCGGCTTGTGGAAGAGCGGAGCAACGGCAACTTAGTGCCTAGCCTCACTCCGGGTGGCCGCGCCGAAGACCTCGACCGCATCATCACCATCGGGCAGTCGCAGCCCATTGCCGAGCTGATTATCAAGCGCTTCCACCTGCACGAACACTACAAGCTGGGCCAACCAGGCGATGAGTTGGCCGATCAGTACGTGCTCGATGAGTTTAGCAGCAACCTGAGCATTGTGCACAACGAGCGCGACGCCATTGAGCTTACGTTCCAGGACAAAGACAAAGTGCTGGCCGCGCAAGTCGTGAATGCCATGACGCAGGCCATCGATTCGTTTAACCAGCAACTGACGCTCGAAAACCGCCGCAAAATCATTGACCTATACCGCGAGCGGGCCAATTTCCTGGAGCACGAGCACTCGCAAATTCGCGACAGCCTGATTCGGTTTCGGCGCCGCTATGGCATTTACGGCATGCAAATGGAGTCGCGCTACCTGGCCAAGGAAATCGTGGAAACGGAAACGGCCCTGCGGCAGGCCGAAGGCGAAGTGGCCGCTGGCGGCGGCTCGGCGGCGAAGGTTGCTGGGCTGCGCCGGGCCTTGCGCGGCCTCACCCAAGCCGACGGTGGCAACGCCCTGAACCTGGAAAACTTTACGGCCGGCAACGACGAGCTAACCACGCTGGCCATTCGATTTCAGGACGTACAGGGGCGGTTGGTGCGCGCCCGCGGGGCTTACGAAACGGCCCGGTTGGCCATTAGCGGCAAGATTTCGTCTATCTACGTGGTACAAAAGGCCTACCCCGCGGCCCGCAAGTCTAAGCCCATTCGTTGGTTGATTGTGGTGGGGTCGGTGGTGGTTACGTTTGTACTAGCCGTGGTTTTCATTGCGCTGCTGGAAGCTTACCGCCGCAATGCCAGCAGCGAGCTGGCTGCCACTTACCCCGACTAG